The Acidianus manzaensis genome has a window encoding:
- a CDS encoding mRNA surveillance protein pelota, with protein sequence MKVLEYDEKKGIMRLHIEDEDDLWTIHMILNKGDKIIARTSRDVGLGNESHRVSMVMQLQVEYTEFQAFTTRLRIHGLVLDAPEKYSVKGSHHTINLDIGDEIVIIKDKWNKSTIDRIYRQAEKKSKVLISLVDFDEYLIAIPMAQGIKILQEKSLETPNKEEENIIEDNAKEVSKEIENYVKEYQPDAIILAGPGPFKEIVKSMLNIKNIKIYIDSVSSATRSGLNEILKRDIIDQIMRDYEISKSIKDLERALYLLSKNPELLAYGVEEVKNASALGAVDTLLVLEDMITESQDIQDLMEDVEKKGGKVEIIPRDSPIYFQVKNLSGIIALLRFRIS encoded by the coding sequence ATGAAAGTTTTGGAATATGACGAGAAAAAAGGGATAATGAGACTACATATAGAAGATGAAGATGATTTGTGGACTATACATATGATATTGAACAAAGGAGATAAAATAATAGCAAGAACCAGTAGGGATGTTGGACTAGGAAATGAATCTCATAGAGTTTCAATGGTAATGCAATTACAAGTTGAATACACAGAATTTCAAGCATTCACTACTAGGTTGAGAATTCATGGTTTAGTTTTAGATGCACCAGAAAAATATAGCGTAAAAGGATCACATCATACTATAAACCTAGATATAGGAGACGAAATAGTAATTATAAAGGATAAATGGAATAAATCTACAATAGATAGAATTTACAGACAAGCAGAGAAAAAAAGTAAAGTACTTATATCATTAGTCGACTTTGATGAATATCTTATTGCTATACCTATGGCTCAAGGAATAAAAATCCTTCAAGAAAAAAGTTTAGAAACTCCTAATAAAGAAGAAGAGAACATAATTGAAGATAATGCCAAAGAAGTTTCTAAAGAGATAGAAAATTATGTTAAAGAATATCAACCAGATGCAATAATACTTGCAGGCCCAGGACCCTTTAAGGAAATAGTAAAGAGCATGCTTAATATAAAGAATATTAAAATCTATATAGATTCAGTATCATCTGCAACTAGATCTGGTTTAAATGAAATATTAAAAAGAGACATAATAGATCAAATAATGAGAGATTACGAAATTTCCAAAAGTATAAAAGATTTAGAAAGGGCTTTATATTTACTTTCTAAAAATCCAGAATTACTAGCTTACGGAGTGGAAGAAGTAAAGAATGCATCAGCTTTAGGCGCAGTTGATACGTTATTAGTCTTAGAAGACATGATTACAGAGAGTCAAGATATTCAAGATCTAATGGAAGATGTTGAAAAGAAAGGAGGAAAAGTAGAAATTATCCCTAGAGATTCTCCAATTTATTTTCAAGTAAAAAATCTTTCAGGAATTATAGCTTTACTTAGATTTAGAATAAGCTAA
- a CDS encoding DUF1122 family protein — protein sequence MLQGNIGNYIIRIKNERKTHIRELSYFEIYLDNKLLGRCNYFSGRSQENYPAWLEIDYIPWLRKEKGDLEVEFFRLIFNFMPSNSRLFVTYDKDKETLELISRGFSAIDTPLGFALLKAGFTWFKLWYFPEGGNEGGPKIQANKPLNEKIGKKELEELLESEDIKNPEIKEWIINHVKGKFRNNVV from the coding sequence ATGCTTCAAGGTAATATAGGTAATTATATTATTCGAATTAAAAATGAAAGAAAAACTCACATAAGAGAATTATCTTATTTTGAAATATATTTAGACAACAAACTACTAGGTAGATGTAATTATTTTTCTGGGAGAAGCCAAGAAAATTATCCTGCATGGCTAGAAATAGATTATATACCTTGGTTAAGAAAAGAAAAAGGTGATCTAGAGGTAGAATTTTTTAGGCTAATCTTTAATTTTATGCCTAGCAATTCAAGACTGTTCGTAACTTATGATAAGGATAAAGAAACTCTAGAGTTAATTTCTAGAGGTTTTTCAGCAATAGATACTCCCTTAGGATTCGCCTTACTTAAAGCAGGATTTACATGGTTCAAGTTATGGTATTTTCCAGAAGGAGGTAATGAAGGAGGACCAAAGATTCAAGCTAATAAACCGTTAAATGAAAAAATAGGAAAAAAAGAATTAGAAGAACTTTTAGAGTCAGAAGATATTAAAAATCCAGAGATAAAAGAGTGGATAATAAACCATGTTAAAGGGAAATTCAGAAATAACGTTGTATAA
- a CDS encoding DNA-directed DNA polymerase, producing the protein MIQDYYIIDFSYDVEDNKPLIYIWCVDKEGNRVVVLEKNFRPYFYAVLDDNPDIEKITDEIKKLSTPASPITNIDQLERKYYGNPVKVLRIETIIPAYIRIYRDQVSKIKGIKEVVEADIRFYMRYSIDKNLKPFTWFKADVEEIPNEKFRVKKVYELKNILETYEDKPPDLKIMAFDIEVFNKYGSPNPRRDPVIIIGVWTDEGEKQFITDDDDLKTIREFSNFVLNHDPDIILGYNSNRFDWPYLLERTKLRNVKLDIGRKINSEPTQGTYGHYSIVGRLNVDLFGFAMSIEEVKVKSLDNIADYLGILPKTQRVNLEWYQIPEYWTDDKKRKILLQYNLDDVKSTYLLKDAFLPFGEQITTITGLPLDQLSMASVGYRVEWLLMREAFFYNEIIPNRVEREYESYKGGLVIPPKPGIHEKVYVLDFSSMYPSIMIKYNIGPDTLVKGECDNCWVAPEVGHKFRKSPDGFYKTILQKLVEERKEVKSKLKEVENEYERRRLDERQRALKIMANAFYGYMGWLGARWYSKEGAEAVTAWGRETISEVAKLVQSEGFEVIYGDTDSVFITAKDESKINNIVKEIIDKFGLDIKIDKEYEKIFFTENKKRYAGITKEGKIDIVGFEAIRGDWCDLAKNIQKDVIVKVLTSSIDDAVKLVRETIMKLRRREFNIEDLVIWKSLDKDINEYNVDAPHVNAAKKAMKAGYAIFKGGKIGYIVVKGNGKISQRAEPYFMVKDKSRIDIDYYIDRQIVPSTLRILEQFGITENTLKNTGINIMDFFNKK; encoded by the coding sequence ATGATACAAGATTATTATATAATCGACTTTTCCTATGATGTTGAGGATAATAAGCCATTAATTTACATTTGGTGTGTAGATAAAGAAGGAAACAGAGTAGTAGTACTAGAAAAAAACTTTAGGCCATACTTTTATGCCGTACTAGACGATAACCCAGATATAGAAAAAATTACTGATGAGATAAAAAAGCTTAGCACTCCTGCATCTCCAATTACTAATATAGATCAGTTAGAAAGAAAGTATTATGGAAATCCTGTAAAGGTATTAAGAATAGAAACTATTATTCCAGCATATATTAGAATATATAGGGATCAAGTAAGTAAAATTAAGGGGATAAAAGAAGTAGTAGAAGCTGATATACGATTTTACATGAGATATTCAATAGATAAAAATCTAAAACCATTCACATGGTTTAAAGCAGATGTAGAAGAAATACCTAACGAAAAATTCAGAGTAAAAAAAGTATACGAATTAAAGAATATTTTGGAAACGTATGAGGATAAACCACCTGATTTGAAAATTATGGCTTTTGATATAGAGGTCTTTAATAAGTATGGCTCGCCTAATCCTAGAAGAGATCCAGTCATAATTATAGGAGTTTGGACAGATGAAGGAGAAAAGCAATTCATAACAGATGATGACGATCTTAAGACAATAAGAGAGTTTTCTAATTTTGTATTAAATCATGATCCCGATATAATATTAGGTTATAATTCAAATAGATTTGATTGGCCTTACTTATTAGAAAGGACAAAATTAAGAAACGTAAAGCTTGACATTGGAAGGAAAATTAATTCAGAACCAACACAAGGAACGTATGGCCATTACTCAATTGTTGGCAGACTAAACGTAGATTTATTTGGATTTGCAATGAGTATAGAAGAAGTTAAGGTGAAAAGCTTAGATAATATAGCAGATTATCTAGGCATATTACCTAAAACTCAAAGAGTAAACCTAGAATGGTATCAAATTCCAGAATATTGGACAGATGATAAAAAAAGAAAAATATTATTACAATATAATTTAGATGATGTAAAATCCACGTATTTATTGAAAGATGCGTTTTTGCCCTTTGGCGAACAAATAACAACAATAACTGGTTTGCCACTTGATCAATTGTCAATGGCAAGCGTTGGATATAGAGTAGAATGGTTATTAATGAGAGAAGCATTCTTTTATAATGAAATTATTCCAAATCGTGTAGAAAGGGAATATGAAAGTTATAAAGGAGGTCTTGTAATTCCACCAAAGCCTGGAATTCATGAAAAAGTATATGTTCTAGATTTCTCCTCTATGTATCCTTCAATAATGATTAAATACAATATCGGTCCAGATACGTTAGTTAAAGGAGAATGCGATAATTGTTGGGTAGCTCCAGAAGTAGGGCATAAGTTTAGGAAGTCTCCAGATGGATTTTATAAAACTATATTACAAAAATTAGTAGAAGAAAGAAAAGAAGTAAAGAGTAAATTAAAAGAAGTTGAGAACGAGTATGAAAGAAGAAGACTAGATGAAAGACAAAGAGCATTAAAGATTATGGCTAATGCCTTTTATGGATATATGGGATGGCTAGGTGCTAGATGGTATAGTAAAGAAGGTGCTGAAGCTGTAACAGCGTGGGGAAGAGAAACAATATCAGAAGTAGCAAAACTAGTACAAAGCGAAGGATTTGAAGTAATATACGGAGATACTGATTCAGTATTTATTACAGCTAAAGACGAATCTAAAATAAATAATATTGTAAAAGAAATTATAGATAAATTTGGATTAGATATAAAAATTGATAAAGAATATGAAAAAATATTCTTTACAGAAAATAAAAAACGCTATGCTGGTATAACAAAAGAAGGTAAGATAGACATAGTAGGATTTGAAGCTATAAGAGGAGATTGGTGCGATTTAGCTAAAAACATACAAAAAGATGTAATAGTAAAAGTATTAACGTCAAGCATAGACGATGCAGTAAAATTAGTAAGAGAAACAATTATGAAGTTGAGGAGAAGAGAATTTAATATAGAAGATTTAGTTATCTGGAAATCTTTAGATAAAGATATAAATGAATATAATGTAGACGCGCCACATGTTAATGCAGCAAAGAAGGCTATGAAAGCAGGATATGCTATATTTAAAGGAGGAAAAATAGGTTATATAGTTGTTAAAGGTAATGGCAAAATTTCGCAAAGAGCAGAACCATACTTTATGGTAAAAGATAAGTCAAGAATTGATATTGACTATTATATAGATAGACAAATAGTGCCATCAACATTAAGAATTTTAGAACAGTTTGGAATTACAGAGAATACATTAAAAAATACTGGAATAAATATAATGGATTTCTTTAATAAGAAGTGA
- a CDS encoding radical SAM protein, with protein MLKGNSEITLYNRDLPKGCELCRLGSKIVVFISGECGDNCYYCPVSDQRFGKDSMFANEKKTTSLYDFIYEAYKMNALGAGITGGDPILHIDRVTNLIKMFKTEFGESFHIHLYTSGRYINYDALDALQESGLDEIRFHPLKLDYLKAIEKALKYNFDVGIEVPSIPGEEEYLKFVIQWAIDHKVKFVNLNELEITERNYQNLNAKGLRISHGLAGSSGSFKLASEILKLYEFSDINLHYCSSVYKDIVETRTRFLRTIKMSAKPFDEYSGEGTIIRARIKTTDNISDYGEKIDSEHYIVSPLVIDDILKKYSVDEIIIEEMLPYGLKVSQKLAYSKSK; from the coding sequence ATGTTAAAGGGAAATTCAGAAATAACGTTGTATAATAGGGATTTACCTAAAGGTTGTGAATTATGCAGGCTAGGCAGTAAAATAGTAGTATTTATTTCTGGAGAATGCGGGGATAATTGCTACTATTGTCCAGTAAGCGATCAAAGATTTGGAAAGGATTCAATGTTTGCTAATGAGAAAAAAACTACTAGCTTATACGATTTCATTTATGAAGCTTACAAGATGAACGCTTTAGGTGCTGGTATTACTGGTGGAGATCCAATTTTACATATTGATAGAGTAACTAATTTAATAAAAATGTTTAAAACTGAGTTTGGAGAAAGCTTTCATATACATCTATATACTTCTGGTCGCTACATTAATTATGATGCATTGGACGCATTACAAGAATCTGGATTAGATGAAATAAGATTTCACCCATTAAAATTGGATTATTTAAAAGCAATAGAGAAGGCATTGAAATACAATTTTGATGTAGGTATAGAAGTTCCGTCAATACCTGGAGAAGAGGAATACTTAAAATTTGTAATTCAGTGGGCAATAGACCATAAGGTAAAATTTGTAAATCTAAATGAATTAGAAATAACAGAGAGAAATTATCAAAATCTCAATGCTAAAGGTTTAAGAATTTCGCATGGCCTTGCTGGATCTAGTGGAAGTTTTAAGCTAGCGTCTGAAATTCTTAAGTTATATGAATTTTCTGATATTAATTTACATTATTGTAGCTCAGTATATAAAGATATAGTAGAAACTAGAACCAGATTTCTAAGGACTATAAAAATGTCCGCTAAACCTTTTGATGAATATTCTGGAGAAGGTACAATAATTAGAGCTAGGATAAAAACTACAGATAATATCTCTGATTATGGGGAAAAGATAGATAGTGAGCATTATATTGTGTCTCCTCTAGTTATAGACGATATACTCAAAAAATACAGTGTAGATGAAATTATAATTGAAGAAATGTTACCTTATGGTTTAAAAGTTTCACAAAAGTTAGCTTATTCTAAATCTAAGTAA
- a CDS encoding tyrosine--tRNA ligase, with protein MENAISLITKNTEEIVTLDELKKKIQNGDKLTGYLGFEPSGLFHIGWLIWAQKVKDLMNAGVKMKLLVATWHAWINDKLGGDMELIEKAGKYTIDILSAYGIDTSKLDIVDANDLIKDKNYWELVLRVAKNTTLARMKRALTIMGRKTDEAELDTSKLFYPAMQVSDIFYLDVDIALGGTDQRKAHMLAREVAERLNKKKVIAIHTPLLVGLKGGQRMESLEEDELLADVKMSKSKPENAIFVNDSQEEIESKIRAAYCPKGIVDLNPILQIDKYIIFANTDTFKIERDIKYGGDIEFKNYEELEKAYVEGKIHPMDLKTATARKLNEILDPIRKKINTPEYQELTSIIIKNVTR; from the coding sequence TTGGAAAACGCCATTTCACTTATAACTAAAAATACAGAAGAAATTGTAACATTAGATGAGCTTAAGAAAAAAATACAAAATGGAGATAAACTTACTGGATATTTGGGATTTGAACCTAGCGGTTTATTTCATATAGGATGGCTCATATGGGCTCAAAAAGTCAAAGACCTAATGAACGCCGGAGTAAAAATGAAATTGCTAGTAGCAACATGGCATGCTTGGATAAACGATAAATTAGGCGGAGATATGGAATTAATTGAAAAAGCTGGAAAATACACTATAGATATATTATCAGCATATGGTATAGACACGTCTAAATTAGACATAGTAGACGCAAATGACTTAATAAAAGACAAAAATTACTGGGAATTAGTATTAAGAGTAGCTAAAAATACTACCTTAGCAAGAATGAAAAGAGCATTAACAATAATGGGAAGAAAAACTGATGAAGCAGAATTAGATACATCTAAATTATTTTACCCTGCAATGCAAGTCAGTGATATATTTTATTTAGACGTCGATATAGCACTAGGAGGAACTGACCAAAGGAAGGCACATATGTTAGCTAGAGAAGTAGCTGAAAGGCTAAATAAAAAGAAAGTAATCGCAATTCATACTCCTTTATTAGTAGGACTAAAAGGAGGACAAAGAATGGAATCCTTAGAAGAAGATGAATTATTAGCAGACGTAAAAATGAGTAAATCTAAACCAGAAAATGCAATATTTGTTAATGATAGCCAAGAAGAAATAGAAAGCAAAATAAGAGCAGCTTATTGTCCTAAAGGAATAGTAGACTTGAATCCGATTTTACAAATTGACAAATACATTATATTTGCTAATACGGATACTTTCAAAATAGAAAGAGACATAAAATATGGTGGAGATATAGAATTCAAAAATTACGAAGAACTAGAAAAAGCTTATGTAGAAGGAAAAATCCACCCAATGGACTTAAAAACTGCAACTGCAAGAAAACTAAATGAAATATTAGATCCTATAAGGAAAAAGATAAACACACCAGAATATCAAGAATTAACATCTATAATAATAAAGAACGTAACAAGGTGA
- a CDS encoding secondary thiamine-phosphate synthase enzyme YjbQ — MKIFEKELQIKTHERFESIDITNYIKEVSKSINNGIAFIFVKHTTCSIIINEAESGLMKDYLNWAKKLVPPEGEFNHNLIDNNGHAHILSAIIGNSRTIPIKDGNLDLGTWQRIILLEFDGPRTRTINVKIMGE, encoded by the coding sequence ATGAAGATTTTTGAAAAAGAACTCCAAATTAAAACACATGAAAGATTTGAAAGTATTGATATTACAAATTATATTAAAGAAGTTAGCAAAAGCATAAATAACGGTATAGCATTTATATTTGTAAAACATACTACTTGCAGTATAATTATTAATGAAGCAGAAAGTGGATTAATGAAAGATTATCTAAATTGGGCTAAAAAATTAGTTCCACCAGAAGGAGAGTTTAATCACAATCTAATTGATAATAATGGTCATGCACACATATTATCAGCGATAATAGGAAATTCCAGAACAATTCCAATAAAAGATGGAAATTTAGATTTAGGAACTTGGCAGAGAATAATCTTACTAGAATTTGATGGTCCTAGAACAAGGACAATTAATGTGAAAATTATGGGAGAATAA
- the dnaG gene encoding DNA primase DnaG, with the protein MKYVVKLYFECDGIVDKPDVIGAIFGQTENLFGEEFDLRELQDKGRLGRISVDMDTKGGKSKGIIEIPSNLDRIETALIASMVESVEKIGPYNAKFELREIQDIRAEKLKKIIDRAKEILTNWSKEKTLDIKEVLNEISNAVKIGEISEYGPERLPAGPDVLTDPNLIIVEGRADIINLLRYGYRNTVAVEGASGKIPESVVELSKQKRTVIAFLDGDHGGDLILKELLNANTKIDFVARAPVGREVEELTGKEITKALSNMMPLTQYLKRQQETQTTEALLRQAPAEENAQMATTTVTTIVQPKEVQIQIPASAIEEIKKLPGTLEGIMFDENWNPIEKIQVRDIIPKLEAAEENKVAYIIFDGVITQRLLELASEKKVKLLVGVRIGGITKSLDNVKILTISDILTSY; encoded by the coding sequence ATGAAATATGTTGTAAAATTATATTTCGAATGTGACGGAATAGTAGATAAACCAGACGTGATAGGAGCAATATTTGGACAAACTGAAAATCTATTTGGAGAAGAATTTGATTTAAGGGAACTTCAAGATAAAGGCAGATTAGGTAGAATTTCGGTAGATATGGATACTAAAGGTGGAAAAAGTAAAGGAATAATAGAAATACCTTCTAATTTAGATAGAATAGAGACTGCACTTATTGCATCAATGGTAGAGAGTGTAGAAAAAATAGGACCATATAATGCTAAATTTGAACTTAGAGAAATACAAGATATAAGAGCTGAAAAACTAAAGAAGATCATAGATAGAGCCAAAGAAATATTAACCAACTGGAGCAAAGAAAAAACTCTTGATATTAAAGAAGTTCTAAATGAGATAAGTAATGCAGTTAAGATAGGAGAAATTTCTGAGTATGGTCCAGAAAGATTACCTGCTGGTCCCGATGTACTTACTGATCCAAATCTGATAATCGTGGAAGGAAGAGCTGACATCATAAATCTATTAAGATATGGATACAGAAATACAGTAGCAGTAGAAGGCGCAAGTGGTAAAATACCAGAAAGTGTAGTTGAATTAAGCAAACAAAAGAGGACTGTAATAGCATTCTTAGATGGAGATCATGGTGGAGATTTAATACTTAAAGAATTACTTAATGCAAATACTAAGATTGACTTCGTAGCAAGAGCTCCAGTAGGAAGAGAAGTAGAAGAATTAACGGGAAAAGAAATTACGAAGGCTTTATCTAATATGATGCCACTTACACAATATCTAAAGAGACAACAAGAAACTCAAACTACAGAAGCATTATTAAGACAAGCTCCAGCTGAAGAAAATGCGCAAATGGCAACAACTACTGTAACTACAATAGTACAACCAAAAGAAGTTCAAATCCAAATACCTGCTTCTGCAATTGAAGAAATAAAGAAATTACCTGGAACTTTAGAAGGTATAATGTTTGATGAAAACTGGAATCCTATTGAAAAAATACAAGTAAGAGATATAATACCTAAATTAGAAGCTGCAGAAGAAAATAAGGTTGCTTACATAATATTTGATGGTGTGATAACGCAAAGGCTTCTAGAATTAGCATCTGAGAAGAAGGTTAAGCTTCTAGTAGGAGTAAGAATTGGAGGAATAACTAAAAGTTTAGACAATGTAAAAATACTTACAATATCTGATATACTCACTTCTTATTAA
- the rimI gene encoding ribosomal protein S18-alanine N-acetyltransferase has product MVIITDASEEDLPQIYNIEVESFDNPYPYSLLKAYLYLANGFYLVAKEDGKILGYIIGIIQFKTRGHIVSIAVKKEYRNQGIGNMLINKLEERFLSASCFYSYLEVMVTNYSAIFFYHSNNYLIMFTRKNYYGRGKHAYVMVKYLLNREGLE; this is encoded by the coding sequence GTGGTAATTATAACTGATGCGTCAGAAGAGGATTTACCGCAGATCTATAATATTGAAGTAGAGTCGTTCGATAATCCTTATCCATACTCTTTACTTAAAGCATATCTTTATCTGGCTAATGGATTTTATTTAGTTGCTAAAGAGGATGGTAAGATTTTAGGATATATAATTGGAATTATACAATTTAAAACTAGAGGACATATAGTTTCCATAGCTGTAAAAAAAGAATATAGAAATCAAGGGATAGGAAATATGCTTATAAATAAACTTGAAGAAAGATTTTTGTCTGCTAGTTGTTTTTATTCATATCTAGAGGTAATGGTTACTAATTATTCTGCAATTTTCTTCTATCATAGTAATAATTATTTAATTATGTTTACTAGAAAAAATTACTATGGAAGAGGAAAACATGCATATGTAATGGTAAAATATTTACTAAATAGAGAAGGATTAGAGTAA
- a CDS encoding nucleotidyltransferase domain-containing protein: MEIQYTEAQWKLLNEKRNIARNILIKLQQLNVNGYIYGSIARGDVKKDSDIDIIVFHPKIFELDMLDADHKFIIQATPISTPKAYISIDPKEMIVISFPLSKLKKDEEEFYYFGGILNFQDVIKNRRVPGINKKLDLIIPTANGHTEIPILNNEEYAAKLLGISLSTIKERELLLLKREDKGKSGVFLRYDLDNDENFEEAIRELYKTNKFFRRIINASR; the protein is encoded by the coding sequence GTGGAAATACAGTATACTGAAGCGCAATGGAAACTACTAAACGAGAAAAGAAATATTGCTAGAAATATTTTGATAAAATTACAGCAACTTAACGTAAATGGATATATATATGGCTCAATAGCTAGAGGAGATGTTAAAAAAGATAGTGATATAGATATTATAGTATTTCATCCAAAGATTTTTGAATTAGATATGTTAGACGCTGATCATAAGTTTATAATACAAGCTACTCCTATATCTACTCCTAAAGCGTACATTTCTATAGATCCTAAAGAAATGATAGTAATTTCGTTTCCTTTGTCTAAATTGAAAAAAGATGAAGAAGAATTTTATTATTTTGGAGGAATTTTAAATTTTCAAGATGTGATAAAAAATAGAAGAGTTCCAGGTATAAATAAAAAATTGGACTTGATAATACCTACTGCTAATGGACATACAGAAATACCCATTTTAAATAATGAAGAATATGCTGCAAAATTATTAGGAATATCTCTTTCTACGATCAAAGAAAGAGAGCTACTATTGCTAAAGCGTGAAGATAAAGGTAAGAGCGGAGTATTTTTGAGATATGATTTAGATAATGATGAAAACTTCGAAGAAGCAATAAGAGAATTATATAAAACTAATAAATTCTTTAGGAGGATTATCAATGCTTCAAGGTAA
- a CDS encoding site-2 protease family protein, giving the protein MNLGLEVFLIGFVLFWIILFLLRKKLENKGFNIYPLFLMWRKSTRAQWFPNFSTSKFYRKFENIAIVLGIISMIGGIVLIYYTLTGLIFHPTTTTARLEPIIPGVTISISYLPYILLALGISVTLHELAHALSSTSNKINVRNGGFILIGIFPGAFVEPDEEEFMKSNLTSKIKIIAAGIAVNLILAGIFFPLATYLPPYLSQGILVESVIPHSAAYNSSISAGDIILSINGIRTTTFSQLSYALDKATNYSILLKTTNGSIITTHAYSASHFLGIYVTYAFPSYLLPILEFFTWMFIINFSLALLNGAPLVITDGGKIFTEILKKINLQYGEKISYGLQAIFLMSLIYAVMLSVST; this is encoded by the coding sequence GTGAATCTAGGATTAGAAGTGTTCTTGATAGGATTTGTACTCTTTTGGATAATACTGTTCTTACTAAGGAAAAAATTAGAGAATAAAGGATTCAATATTTACCCGTTATTCTTAATGTGGAGGAAAAGTACAAGAGCGCAATGGTTTCCTAACTTTTCTACATCTAAATTCTATAGAAAATTCGAAAATATAGCTATAGTTCTTGGAATTATATCTATGATAGGCGGAATAGTACTAATTTATTACACTCTAACAGGATTAATTTTTCATCCTACTACCACTACTGCTAGATTGGAACCTATAATACCAGGAGTTACTATTAGCATTTCTTACTTACCCTACATATTATTAGCATTAGGAATATCTGTGACATTGCATGAACTAGCTCATGCACTATCCTCGACGTCTAATAAGATAAACGTTAGAAATGGAGGATTTATACTAATTGGTATTTTTCCAGGAGCATTTGTAGAGCCAGACGAAGAAGAATTTATGAAGTCAAACTTAACATCAAAGATTAAGATAATAGCTGCTGGAATAGCAGTTAATTTAATTTTAGCCGGAATATTCTTTCCTTTAGCTACTTATCTTCCTCCTTACTTGTCTCAAGGCATTTTAGTAGAGAGTGTAATACCTCATAGTGCAGCGTATAATTCATCAATATCTGCCGGAGATATAATACTAAGCATAAATGGAATAAGGACAACTACCTTTTCTCAATTATCTTATGCGTTAGACAAAGCCACTAATTATTCAATATTACTTAAGACGACAAACGGATCTATTATTACTACACATGCATATTCTGCTTCGCATTTCCTAGGGATTTATGTTACTTACGCATTTCCATCTTATTTGTTGCCAATATTAGAGTTCTTCACATGGATGTTCATAATTAATTTTAGCTTAGCATTATTAAATGGAGCACCACTAGTAATTACAGATGGTGGAAAAATCTTTACAGAGATTCTAAAGAAAATCAATTTACAATATGGTGAAAAAATATCCTACGGGTTACAAGCAATATTTCTAATGTCTTTAATATATGCTGTAATGCTTTCAGTATCTACTTAA